One stretch of Psilocybe cubensis strain MGC-MH-2018 chromosome 6, whole genome shotgun sequence DNA includes these proteins:
- a CDS encoding Transcription initiation factor TFIID subunit 6, with product MQAPPPKPKVRTSQGTQTGVYKIDTIKDIADSLNIVISDSVASALASDVEYRINQVIEEAARFMRHGRRTLLTTADIDLALRTLNIEPLYGHTPSTSSSSSSGFRRALPFPQIPAAGPVYFPEDEEIDFDRVLREEKIALPRGVSWTAHWLAVEGVQPLVPENPPAVPRESDGDPLAKGDLLKPNGVGAAAQPPVGGAGVAAGAPMLAVNGDAKKAGAAQQQQQLVKQVLSRELQLYYARLTASLLPPSASDHAKRVAALASLRHDAGLQALLPYLVRWVGEGVVGVLKEDAPAEGEGKVLDVLLDVIGAILDNSTLFVEPYLHQILPPILSILLHSSLPQTHTTHLRTSASQTLAKLLTQHSTTYPSLSPRIMKTLLLALISPGKSTGTREGAIRGLVGVGKEAVRKGLVEGGGARVVGAEWEKERERGRPAQGLVNSVMDALRVLQPPPSDDMSDALDPTRDSELIAKLHDVLGPFFARQVMSDAAWAKEILGVSS from the exons ATGCAAGCGCCTCCACCAAAACCAAAAGTCCGCACGAGCCAGGGGACACAGACGGGGGTGTATAAAATCGACACGATAAAG GATATCGCGGACTCGTTGAACATTGTCATTTCAGACAGCGTCGCGTCAGCGCTGGCGAGCGATGTAGAGTATAGAATTAACCAGGTTATTGAG GAAGCAGCCCGCTTCATGCGCCACGGCCGACGAACCCTGCTCACGACCGCCGACATCGACCTCGCCCTCCGCACACTCAACATCGAGCCTCTCTACGGCCACACACCCTCtacatcctcatcttcatccagcGGCTTCCGCCGTGCTCTGCCCTTTCCACAGATCCCCGCCGCGGGCCCTGTGTACTTCCccgaagacgaggagatcGATTTTGACCGTGTGCTGCGAGAGGAGAAGATCGCGCTGCCTAGGGGTGTGAGCTGGACAGCGCATTGGCTGGCTGTGGAGGGTGTGCAGCCGCTTGTGCCCGAGAATCCGCCCGCGGTGCCGCGCGAGAGCGACGGGGACCCGCTGGCGAAGGGGGACCTCCTCAAGCCCAACGGCGTGGGTGCCGCGGCGCAGCCACCGGTGGGTGGTGCAGGTGTTGCGGCAGGCGCACCGATGCTGGCGGTGAACGGCGACGCGAAGAAGGCGGGTGcggcgcagcagcagcagcagctcgtGAAACAGGTCTTGTCCCGCGAGCTGCAGTTGTATTACGCGCGTTTGACGGCGTCGTTGCTCCCGCCTAGTGCATCGGACCACGCGAAGCGCGTTGCGGCGCTCGCGAGTCTGCGGCACGACGCTGGGCTGCAGGCGTTGCTGCCCTACCTGGTACGATGGGTTGGTGAGGGTGTTGTAGGTGTGCTCAAGGAGGATGCGCCAGCGGAAGGAGAGGGCAAGGTGTTGGACGTGCTTTTGGATGTTATCGGCGCGATATTGGATAACAGCACACTATTCGTCGAGCCTTAC CTGCACCAAATTCTCCCGCCCATTCTCTCCATCCTCCTGCACTCCTCGCTTCCACAAACACACACCACACACCTCCGCACCTCCGCCTCGCAGACGCTCGCGAAGCTGCTCACGCAGCACTCGACCACGTACCCCTCTCTCTCACCGCGGATAATGAAGACGCTCCTCCTCGCGCTGATTTCACCAGGGAAGAGCACGGGCACGCGGGAGGGCGCGATTCGCGGGCTGGTGGGTGTGGGGAAGGAGGCGGTGAGGAAGGGCTTGGTCGAAGGTGGCGGTGCGCGCGTTGTCGGTGCGGAGTGGGAGAAGGAGCGCGAGCGCGGCAGGCCGGCGCAGGGACTTGTGAATTCCGTCATG GATGCGCTGAGGGTGTTGCAGCCCCCGCCGTCTGATGATATGTCAGACGCGCTGGATCCTACGCGAGACAGCGAGCTCATAGCTAAATTGCATGATGTCCTTGGCCCATTCTTC